A section of the Citrus sinensis cultivar Valencia sweet orange chromosome 8, DVS_A1.0, whole genome shotgun sequence genome encodes:
- the LOC127899388 gene encoding uncharacterized protein LOC127899388: MEYLEAQVKLLSEKQNPTNALAPVVHNSPFTMEIWTAVLPEAFTMPQIQQYSDTSDPVEHAELYHDQMMIKGAGDNAMCRIFPYTLTGPAKSWFRSLKVSSVSSPDHLLKDFVHEFGYASTQDITSSKLAFIKQGDSESLAEYVTRFHQEVLRTGTFGHQHTLTHFEKNLRLGKLWWSFQKHRPLSYGEARSGALQQIEMDEKCNLKWEEDRVEVVRNKEKPKRADVPQVPSRAPRVHSPPRPTPRGRGLNIPSVPRVTRVPQVPFQAPRVHGPPLPPEQREAPQKSRYDSFHHLNQSPEKFFYHIRDTGMLRPPKPIRKYPNMKRSLKYCEFHEDFGHSTAECFHLREEIESLILSGYLKEFMADMREARKFLEQNKGKQVANPHPEAEIPQGSKKGVYVRMIAGGPTLAGEFRRAIKRYSKPPILDRPGKEVNFACQNQLGVPHHPPFILFTEQDAEDVLYPHDDALVITLKVTTGKVARTLVDTGSSVDIIFKSALDQLLIESPKITLCATPLIGFAGDMVIPKGIITLPVTLGKVPHRIVHMIDFLIVDHPDAYNIILGRPFLAITKAAISMHYLAMKIPTAGEIITIKGDQQSARGCYSVASKVSYQIATNMFLEGYPVSTRPFTSLSKRALARCRRVARKKAQRSMNSQVPQAPYKARPMEVDMVAPRAPLVPQSPNSVSMGEVKVPLDPRVPKDKKRGTPA; this comes from the coding sequence ATGGAGTACCTCGAAGCTCAAGTGAAGCTCCTTTCTGAAAAACAAAACCCCACCAATGCTCTAGCGCCAGTAGTGCATAACTCACCATTCACCATGGAGATTTGGACAGCGGTTCTCCCGGAAGCGTTCACCATGCCTCAAATACAACAATACTCGGATACCTCGGATCCCGTGGAACATGCTGAGTTATATCATGACCAGATGATGATTAAAGGAGCGGGCGACAATGCTATGTGCCGAATTTTCCCGTATACCCTCACTGGACCAGCCAAGTCATGGTTCCGATCGTTGAAGGTAAGTAGTGTATCCTCCCCAGACCATCTCCTAAAAGATTTTGTTCATGAGTTTGGTTATGCATCCACCCAAGACATAACATCCTCCAAGCTTGCTTTCATCAAGCAAGGGGACTCGGAGTCTTTAGCCGAGTACGTAACCCGCTTCCACCAAGAGGTGTTGCGTACCGGTACATTTGGTCACCAACATACTCTCActcattttgaaaagaatttgcGTTTGGGGAAGTTATGGTGGTCATTTCAAAAACACCGCCCTCTTTCATATGGGGAAGCTCGTTCTGGAGCCCTGCAACAAATAGAAATGGATGAGAAGTGTAACCTAAAGTGGGAGGAAGACAGAGTCGAAGTTGTGAGAAACAAGGAGAAACCCAAGAGAGCTGATGTACCTCAGGTACCCTCTCGAGCACCTCGGGTACACAGCCCACCTCGTCCAACCCCACGTGGGAGAGGACTGAATATCCCTAGTGTACCCCGGGTAACCCGGGTACCTCAGGTACCCTTCCAAGCACCCCGAGTACATGGCCCACCGCTACCGCCAGAACAACGGGAAGCACCACAAAAATCCAGATATGACTCTTTCCACCATTTGAATCAATCTCcagaaaaatttttttaccatatTAGGGATACGGGGATGCTTCGCCCACCTAAGCCAATTCGGAAATACCCCAATATGAAGCGTAGCTTGAAGTATTGTGAGTTTCATGAAGATTTCGGCCATAGCACCGCCGAATGCTTTCACTTGAGGGAAGAAATTGAGTCATTGATTCTGAGTGGGTATCTCAAGGAATTTATGGCTGATATGCGTGAGGCAAGGAAGTTCTTGGAGCAAAATAAGGGTAAACAAGTTGCTAACCCTCATCCCGAAGCCGAGATACCCCAGGGGTCTAAGAAAGGCGTGTATGTTCGAATGATAGCAGGGGGTCCTACCCTCGCTGGGGAATTTAGACGGGCCATCAAACGTTACAGCAAGCCACCAATTTTGGATCGCCCTGGAAAAGAAGTGAACTTCGCTTGTCAAAATCAACTTGGGGTACCCCACCATCCCCCATTTATCCTTTTCACAGAGCAAGATGCTGAAGATGTCTTGTACCCCCATGACGACGCCTTAGTAATTACGTTGAAGGTTACTACTGGTAAGGTAGCAAGAACTCTTGTAGACACCGGCAGCTCTGTTgatatcattttcaaaagcGCCTTGGATCAACTATTGATTGAATCGCCAAAGATCACCCTATGTGCTACACCTCTTATTGGGTTCGCCGGCGATATGGTTATCCCAAAGGGAATCATTACACTGCCCGTTACACTTGGTAAGGTACCTCACCGCATTGTTCAtatgattgattttcttattgtgGATCACCCAGATGCCTATAATATCATCTTGGGAAGACCATTCTTAGCAATAACTAAGGCGGCAATCTCCATGCATTACCTTGCCATGAAGATTCCAACCGCTGGAGAAATTATCACGATCAAAGGGGATCAGCAATCGGCTCGAGGGTGCTACTCGGTCGCATCGAAAGTGAGCTACCAAATCGCCACCAATATGTTCCTAGAGGGGTACCCCGTCAGCACAAGGCCATTTACCAGCTTATCCAAGCGGGCACTGGCTAGATGCCGGAGAGTTGCACGTAAGAAAGCTCAACGGTCCATGAACTCCCAGGTACCCCAAGCGCCGTATAAAGCTAGGCCAATGGAAGTGGACATGGTAGCTCCCAGGGCACCACTGGTACCCCAAAGTCCCAATTCAGTATCAATGGGAGAAGTCAAGGTACCCCTGGATCCCCGAGTACCGAAAGATAAAAAGCGAGGAACACCGGCTTAG